Proteins encoded together in one Monomorium pharaonis isolate MP-MQ-018 chromosome 8, ASM1337386v2, whole genome shotgun sequence window:
- the LOC118646980 gene encoding uncharacterized protein LOC118646980 — MEIDEDALLEVYDVINFPTSPISVPVRTEKHSIDDHASNDRPTRYRPARDRSTRNRPTQDGSVRDRSAEDGSVRDHPAQGGSARGPTSEHSINDRPSLRNSEIRPGVDRTGTNPIEDLQSPNVPQWRGRGRRSGVRRQQERFMKFLYQLTFFSAL; from the exons atggAAATCGATGAAGACGCATTGTTAGAAGTTTatgatgtaattaattttccaaCAAGTCCTATATCCGTTCCTGTGAGAACCGAAAAGCATTCAATCGACGATCACGCTAGTAATGATCGTCCCACGCGTTATCGCCCCGCTCGTGATCGCTCCACTCGTAATCGCCCCACTCAAGATGGCTCCGTTCGTGATCGATCTGCTGAAGATGGCTCCGTTCGTGATCATCCTGCTCAAGGTGGCTCCGCTCGTGGACCTACTAGTGAGCATTCTATTAACGATCGCCCTAGCCTTCGAAATTCTGAAATTCGTCCTGGAGTGGATCGTACTGGAACTAATCCTATTGAAGATCTCCAGTCTCCAAACGTTCcac aatggAGAGGTAGGGGTAGAAGAAGTGGCGTGCGACGTCAACAAGAGAggtttatgaaatttttgtaCCAATTAACTTTCTTCAGCGCATTATAA